A portion of the Nitratidesulfovibrio termitidis HI1 genome contains these proteins:
- a CDS encoding UDP-glucose dehydrogenase family protein: MNVCIVGTGYVGLVSAACFAEMGNNVCCVDVNPDVVKTLTVGKVHIYEPGLEELVRRNHAEGRLVFTTSLEQGLERAQFVFITVGTPSRDDGSCDLSYVDQVAREIGRLMHRPLIVVDKSTVPVGTADRVRGLIREELAARGADIAFDVVSNPEFLKEGDAVNDFMKPDRVVVGTEDERSAEYLRQLYAPFARSRDKLIVMGTRSAEMTKYAANCMLATKISFINEIAGICEKVGADVREVRIGIGSDQRIGYHFIYPGVGYGGSCFPKDVKALIHTAREAGAVPQLLDAVEDVNARQKVSMARRVRDYFAPQGGVAGKTLALWGLAFKANTDDMREAAALSIIKDLTAHGMRVRAFDPVASENAAKLIGDNPLVEIVNSQYEACRGAQALLVVTEWNQFRNPDFEQVKELLTAPVLFDGRNLYSPSFMGEQGFAYFCVGRAASL; encoded by the coding sequence ATGAACGTCTGCATCGTCGGCACCGGCTACGTTGGTCTGGTCAGTGCCGCCTGCTTTGCCGAGATGGGCAACAACGTCTGCTGCGTGGACGTGAACCCCGACGTGGTGAAAACCCTGACCGTCGGCAAGGTGCACATCTACGAACCCGGCCTTGAGGAATTGGTGCGCCGCAACCACGCGGAAGGCCGCCTGGTTTTCACCACCAGCCTGGAACAGGGCCTTGAGCGCGCCCAGTTCGTGTTCATCACCGTGGGCACCCCCTCGCGCGATGACGGGTCGTGCGACCTGTCGTACGTGGACCAGGTGGCCCGCGAGATAGGCCGCCTGATGCATCGCCCGCTCATCGTGGTGGACAAGTCCACCGTGCCGGTGGGCACCGCCGACCGGGTGCGCGGGCTGATCCGTGAAGAACTGGCGGCGCGCGGCGCGGACATCGCCTTCGACGTGGTGTCCAACCCCGAATTCCTCAAGGAAGGCGACGCGGTGAACGACTTCATGAAGCCCGACCGCGTGGTGGTGGGCACGGAAGACGAGCGCTCCGCCGAATATCTGCGCCAGTTGTACGCGCCCTTTGCCCGCAGCCGCGACAAGCTCATCGTCATGGGCACCCGTAGCGCGGAAATGACCAAGTACGCCGCCAACTGCATGCTGGCCACCAAGATTTCGTTCATCAACGAAATCGCGGGGATCTGCGAAAAGGTGGGGGCCGACGTGCGCGAGGTGCGCATCGGCATCGGCTCGGACCAGCGCATCGGCTACCATTTCATCTACCCCGGCGTGGGCTATGGCGGCTCGTGTTTTCCCAAGGACGTCAAGGCGTTGATCCACACCGCGCGTGAGGCCGGGGCCGTGCCCCAGCTGCTGGACGCCGTGGAAGACGTCAACGCCCGCCAGAAGGTGTCCATGGCCCGGCGCGTGCGCGACTACTTCGCGCCGCAGGGCGGGGTTGCGGGCAAGACGCTGGCCCTGTGGGGCCTGGCCTTCAAGGCCAACACCGACGACATGCGCGAGGCGGCGGCCCTGTCCATCATCAAGGACCTGACCGCTCACGGCATGCGCGTGCGGGCCTTCGACCCGGTGGCGTCGGAGAACGCGGCGAAGCTCATCGGCGACAACCCGCTGGTGGAGATCGTGAACAGCCAGTACGAGGCCTGCCGGGGCGCCCAGGCGCTGCTGGTGGTCACCGAATGGAACCAGTTCCGCAATCCCGACTTCGAGCAGGTGAAAGAACTGCTGACCGCGCCGGTGCTGTTCGACGGGCGCAACCTGTATTCGCCGTCGTTCATGGGCGAGCAGGGCTTTGCCTACTTCTGCGTGGGCCGGGCCGCCAGCCTGTAG
- the glyQ gene encoding glycine--tRNA ligase subunit alpha produces the protein MHFQDVILTLQNFWAKRGCVIMQPIDVECGAGTFNPSTFLRVIGPEPWNVAYVEPSRRPTDGRYGENPNRLQHYFQFQVILKPSPDNVQDIYLDSLRALGIDPAAHDIRFVEDDWESPTLGAWGLGWEVWLNGMEVTQFTYFQQVGGIDLAPTSVEITYGLERLCMYLQGKESVYDLSWNDRVTYGNIYHQNEVEQSKYNFEASNPKMLLDQFNACEAECKRLCEEGLLWPAYDYCLKCSHTFNLLDARGAISITERTGYIGRVRALASAVARLYAAQREELGYPMLAAS, from the coding sequence ATGCATTTTCAGGACGTCATCCTCACCTTGCAGAATTTCTGGGCCAAGCGGGGCTGCGTGATCATGCAGCCCATCGACGTGGAATGCGGGGCCGGTACCTTCAACCCCTCGACCTTCCTGCGCGTCATCGGGCCGGAGCCGTGGAACGTGGCCTACGTGGAGCCTTCGCGCCGTCCCACCGACGGCCGCTACGGCGAAAACCCCAACCGGCTCCAGCACTACTTTCAGTTTCAGGTCATCCTGAAGCCCTCGCCCGACAACGTGCAGGACATCTATCTGGACAGCCTGCGCGCCCTCGGCATCGACCCGGCGGCCCACGACATCCGTTTCGTGGAAGACGACTGGGAATCGCCCACCCTGGGCGCCTGGGGCCTTGGCTGGGAAGTATGGCTGAACGGGATGGAAGTGACCCAGTTCACCTATTTCCAGCAGGTTGGTGGCATAGACCTTGCCCCCACCAGCGTGGAAATCACCTACGGGCTTGAACGGCTGTGCATGTACCTGCAGGGCAAGGAATCGGTCTACGACCTTTCGTGGAACGACCGGGTGACCTACGGGAACATCTACCACCAGAACGAGGTGGAACAGTCGAAGTACAACTTCGAGGCCAGCAACCCCAAGATGCTGCTGGACCAGTTCAACGCCTGCGAGGCCGAGTGCAAGCGGCTGTGCGAAGAAGGGCTGCTGTGGCCTGCCTACGACTACTGCCTGAAGTGCTCGCACACCTTCAACCTGCTTGACGCGCGCGGGGCCATCTCCATCACCGAACGCACCGGCTACATCGGCCGTGTGCGCGCCCTGGCTTCCGCCGTGGCGCGGCTGTACGCCGCCCAGCGCGAGGAACTCGGGTATCCCATGTTGGCCGCCAGCTAG
- a CDS encoding chemotaxis protein CheW, with product MDATQKKQDDELLQLVTFSIGDEEFGVDILKVQEIIRTMEITKVPRAPEFVEGVINLRGKVIPIIDLRRRFGLDSKSHDKHTRIIVIEINNMIVGFVVDSVSEVLRIPASTVEPPPPVVAGLESEYISGVGKLQDRLLILLDLDKLLSNDDMSILGHI from the coding sequence ATGGATGCAACGCAGAAGAAGCAGGATGATGAACTGCTGCAACTCGTAACGTTCAGCATCGGCGACGAGGAATTCGGGGTGGACATCCTGAAGGTGCAGGAAATCATCCGCACCATGGAGATCACCAAGGTTCCCCGCGCGCCGGAGTTCGTCGAGGGCGTCATCAACCTGCGCGGCAAGGTCATTCCCATCATCGACCTGCGTCGCAGATTCGGTCTCGACTCCAAGAGCCACGACAAGCATACCCGCATCATCGTCATCGAGATCAACAACATGATCGTCGGGTTCGTGGTGGACTCCGTTTCGGAAGTGCTGCGCATTCCTGCGAGCACGGTCGAGCCGCCGCCACCGGTGGTCGCAGGGCTGGAGTCGGAGTACATCAGCGGCGTGGGCAAGTTGCAGGACCGTCTGTTGATCCTGCTGGACCTCGACAAGCTGCTGTCCAACGACGACATGAGCATTCTGGGCCACATCTAG
- a CDS encoding pyridoxine 5'-phosphate synthase has translation MPVLVVNVDHVATLRQQRQGKEPDPLTAAHLAELAGARGIIVHLREDRRHIQDHDVELMARTLKTRLHLEMAATEEMQGIALARQPHMVCLVPEKREELTTEGGLAVAGREAFLKDYLAPIHARGILSSLFIEADEAQVRAAAAIGCPYIELHTGHFADAPDRAAQRAERDKIVRAIGLARSLGLGVNLGHGLNYDNIYEFADVPGVSEFSIGHSIVARAVFTGFERAVADMAAIIARFPA, from the coding sequence ATGCCTGTTCTCGTCGTCAACGTGGACCACGTCGCCACCCTGCGCCAGCAGCGCCAGGGCAAGGAGCCGGACCCGCTCACCGCCGCCCACCTAGCGGAACTGGCGGGCGCGCGCGGCATCATCGTGCATCTGCGCGAAGACCGCCGCCACATCCAGGACCATGACGTGGAGTTGATGGCCCGCACCCTGAAGACCCGCCTGCACCTGGAAATGGCCGCGACGGAAGAGATGCAGGGCATCGCCCTTGCCCGCCAGCCGCACATGGTCTGCCTGGTGCCCGAAAAGCGCGAGGAACTGACCACCGAAGGCGGCCTTGCCGTGGCCGGGCGCGAAGCATTCCTGAAGGACTACCTGGCCCCCATCCACGCCCGGGGCATCCTGTCCAGCCTGTTCATAGAGGCGGACGAGGCGCAGGTGCGCGCCGCCGCCGCCATCGGCTGCCCGTACATCGAACTGCACACCGGCCACTTCGCCGACGCCCCCGACCGCGCCGCCCAACGGGCCGAGCGCGACAAGATCGTGCGGGCCATCGGTCTCGCCCGGTCGTTGGGCCTTGGCGTGAATCTGGGGCACGGCCTGAACTACGACAATATCTACGAGTTCGCGGACGTGCCGGGCGTCAGCGAATTTTCCATCGGCCATTCCATCGTTGCCCGCGCGGTGTTCACCGGTTTCGAGCGCGCCGTGGCCGACATGGCGGCCATCATTGCCCGCTTTCCTGCGTAG
- a CDS encoding helix-turn-helix domain-containing protein codes for MALKELGIALREAREAKGLDIDDVAIRIKVSARVLRAIEDGDQDQLPHSVYARGFIKSYASLLGVDNDLVMSAVDEAYPFEVPEDLLQETAIAQPQARGRTGLSPVVLALVLLVLLAALGGGWYYRQQAAREADLPKVAQPAQAPQPVQPSVAEPAPAQDAEPAPDAAPASNATNATVSANGTSSVTVPATQPARNATAPAASSAVPASAPAAQAAAAAATQSVAQAVAPATPAAPAAASGGPQGGVFDSEAAATGGADTDGSMLAGGTHRIVVIALADCWVHSSADDSDVRQFSLHKGQTFALTFSKRLTLKLGNAGGVRIRYNGQEQPAPGESGQVRTLVFPPQAQ; via the coding sequence ATGGCACTCAAGGAACTCGGCATCGCCCTGCGCGAGGCTCGCGAGGCGAAAGGCCTCGACATCGACGACGTGGCGATCCGGATCAAGGTTTCCGCCCGCGTGCTGCGCGCCATAGAGGATGGCGATCAGGACCAGTTGCCGCACTCGGTGTACGCGCGGGGCTTCATCAAGTCCTATGCGTCGCTGCTGGGCGTGGACAACGATCTGGTCATGAGCGCCGTGGACGAGGCCTATCCTTTCGAGGTGCCAGAGGATCTGCTGCAGGAAACCGCGATTGCCCAGCCCCAGGCGCGCGGGCGCACCGGCCTTTCGCCGGTGGTGCTGGCGCTGGTCCTGCTGGTGCTGCTGGCGGCCCTTGGCGGGGGCTGGTACTACCGCCAGCAGGCCGCCCGCGAAGCGGACCTGCCCAAGGTGGCCCAGCCTGCCCAGGCCCCCCAGCCCGTGCAGCCTTCGGTGGCCGAGCCTGCCCCGGCGCAGGACGCGGAGCCCGCGCCCGATGCCGCCCCGGCTTCCAATGCCACCAATGCCACGGTGTCCGCTAACGGAACCTCGTCTGTAACGGTTCCCGCAACGCAGCCCGCGCGCAATGCCACGGCTCCGGCGGCGTCTTCCGCCGTGCCCGCATCCGCACCTGCCGCTCAGGCCGCTGCAGCGGCTGCGACGCAGTCCGTGGCCCAGGCGGTCGCTCCGGCCACGCCCGCAGCGCCTGCCGCTGCCTCGGGCGGACCTCAGGGCGGCGTGTTCGACAGCGAGGCAGCCGCCACGGGCGGCGCCGACACCGACGGCTCCATGCTGGCGGGCGGCACCCACCGTATCGTGGTCATTGCCCTGGCCGACTGCTGGGTGCATTCCAGCGCGGACGATTCCGACGTGCGTCAGTTTTCGCTGCACAAGGGGCAGACTTTTGCGCTGACCTTTTCCAAGCGCCTCACGCTCAAGCTCGGCAACGCGGGCGGGGTGCGCATTCGCTACAACGGGCAGGAACAGCCCGCGCCCGGCGAGTCGGGCCAGGTGCGCACGTTGGTGTTTCCGCCGCAGGCGCAGTAG
- a CDS encoding SurA N-terminal domain-containing protein produces MRSLLRTLRLAAPVFFLCLACLAAVAVVAPRAEQINKIAAVVNGEMITLFDVQAQATPELMRLGLDRNNPAQQEAVRKVHLQVLDSMISDILMNQEAERWKITVQDSEVDNELRKFVQRSQLSQQEFERQLTQQGLSMDVMRDRVRKGILRHRLLTLMIARKIVITQEDVKKYYEAHKSQFVTDRMVSLGLIIFAPTADAEALADRVRTGQTTFEQLAATDSIGPNPGSGGNIGTLKWTDLAPAWKEALDGLKAGETSKVILVEGRKAMLKLVTVTTGRSQSVEEATPEIENILREPKLQERFTEYTKQLHDKAVIDIRI; encoded by the coding sequence TTGCGTTCGTTGCTCCGCACCCTCCGCCTTGCCGCCCCCGTCTTTTTCCTCTGCCTCGCCTGCCTGGCCGCCGTGGCTGTCGTGGCGCCCCGGGCCGAACAGATCAACAAGATCGCTGCCGTGGTCAACGGCGAAATGATAACGCTCTTCGACGTGCAGGCCCAGGCCACCCCCGAATTGATGCGCCTTGGCCTTGACCGCAACAACCCCGCCCAGCAGGAGGCGGTGCGCAAGGTGCATTTGCAGGTGCTCGATTCCATGATCTCCGACATCCTGATGAACCAGGAGGCGGAGCGCTGGAAGATCACCGTGCAGGACAGTGAAGTGGACAACGAACTGCGCAAGTTCGTGCAGCGCAGCCAGCTTTCGCAGCAGGAATTCGAGCGCCAGCTGACGCAGCAGGGCCTGTCCATGGACGTCATGCGTGACCGCGTGCGCAAGGGCATTCTGCGACACAGGCTGCTCACGCTGATGATCGCCCGCAAGATCGTGATCACCCAGGAAGACGTCAAGAAGTACTACGAGGCGCACAAGTCGCAGTTCGTCACGGACCGCATGGTGAGCCTCGGCCTGATCATCTTCGCCCCCACCGCCGACGCCGAGGCCCTGGCCGACAGGGTGCGCACCGGCCAGACCACCTTCGAGCAACTGGCCGCCACCGATTCCATCGGCCCCAACCCCGGCTCCGGCGGCAACATCGGCACCCTGAAGTGGACCGACCTTGCCCCGGCCTGGAAGGAAGCCCTGGACGGCCTGAAGGCGGGCGAGACGAGCAAGGTCATACTGGTGGAGGGCCGCAAGGCCATGCTGAAGCTGGTGACGGTGACCACGGGCCGTTCGCAGTCGGTGGAGGAAGCCACCCCCGAGATCGAGAACATCCTGCGCGAACCCAAGCTGCAGGAGCGCTTCACCGAGTACACCAAGCAACTGCACGACAAGGCCGTCATCGACATTCGCATCTAG
- a CDS encoding holo-[acyl-carrier-protein] synthase — protein MIVGLGIDIAELSRIARAWERHGQRFAARVLHPAELACLPAAPVAFLAARFAAKEAAVKALGTGFSQGIGPRDIEVRPLPTGQPQLVLHGKAAARCAELGATAAHVSLTHGRDTAAAVVVLER, from the coding sequence ATGATCGTGGGCCTCGGCATCGACATCGCGGAACTTTCGCGCATCGCCAGGGCCTGGGAACGCCACGGCCAGCGCTTTGCCGCGCGCGTGCTGCACCCGGCGGAACTGGCCTGCCTGCCCGCCGCCCCCGTGGCCTTTCTGGCTGCGCGCTTCGCCGCCAAGGAGGCCGCCGTAAAGGCGCTGGGCACCGGCTTTTCGCAGGGCATCGGCCCGCGCGACATCGAGGTGCGCCCCCTGCCCACCGGCCAGCCTCAACTGGTGCTGCACGGCAAGGCCGCCGCACGTTGCGCCGAGTTGGGCGCCACCGCCGCCCACGTTTCGCTTACCCATGGCCGAGACACCGCCGCCGCCGTGGTGGTGCTGGAGCGCTGA
- the mfd gene encoding transcription-repair coupling factor translates to MNFEQLTSRLAASGLAVPTPGGPHSGGSHAVTEAMRIEVARSGMGGAARLALALMRAGRDVVMVVRDAAELAEARALTTLFSPELSGTDPAVTQARWDAQWIVFPQHPAGTRGRGSWAARMASLYALSRREHPRGVIISVDNLLPKLPPVDIFEHHELRLARGEDMSPELVLDQAIDWGFERAQMVSRPGEAARRGDILDIFPPGYEKPLRLEFFGDTLEDIRLFDATSQRSLASLDEFRLLPVAPVVGCREYREAAVRRWKQLRKDGVIDGEQAAALARMAEGEVTGLLPGAWYENATWMEDWLPRDAVWLLPDRADLSTALEAAHSNWEALLDRQYDEHRLRQPRTLVLRDADEAEAAWRGRSVAHFERLVMGVERTGVDLPERRLHAFRDLFTATSASAIPVDEDRPWQRLVTALRQWTSERRQVVLCFASDRSRRKFLKLAEQDGVRPALRYSPADKGLYALVAPFRAGIDLAWDNVLVIGEDVLQPKADRQPRVPTGAFLGLDKYDDLSPGDLLVHRDYGVGRFGGLHRMDLGGVANDFLLLEYAGEDRLYLPVDRLSLIQRFKGSGDDAAPSLDKLGGSGWRASKDKARKAIEKIAADLVQMYAYRKVAKGYRYGPLGELYREFEASFGFEETPDQARAIQDVLDDMEKPEPMDRLVCGDVGFGKTEVALRAAFRAAAEGRQVALLCPTTVLAEQHYQTFRSRLAGFPVNVGMLSRFVSRQKQKEVLQSAARGQIDILIGTHRLLSDDVQLPNLGLLVLDEEQRFGVRHKEKLKKFRKNVDALTLTATPIPRTLQLSMSGIRELSVIETAPPERKPVATALIERDQNALRQILEREIAREGQVFWVHNRVQGLERVAEFVRGLVPTARVGMAHGQMGERELEDTMHKFWHGELDVLVCTAIVESGLDFPRANTLIVDQAQMFGLGQLYQLRGRVGRSDRQAYAVFVVSDAERLPEQARQRMRIILELDYLGAGFQVAMEDLRLRGAGNILGEVQSGHMTRLGLDLYLEMLEEEVARLKGDPPRESVEPELNIGLAAHIPETYIGDARERLKFYKALSSAPDAATLQDVEMELRDRFGPCPPELRNFLAVLVLKRFLATLQVVRADIHPERLRLVWDERQTAIAPERLVAWVAARQGRARLVPPATLDVRLEAVPGSAAEAEGDLGARLDTIRTELAGLAAVSAPGPDVR, encoded by the coding sequence GTGAATTTCGAGCAATTGACCTCCCGGCTGGCAGCGTCCGGCCTTGCCGTACCAACACCCGGTGGCCCCCATTCCGGCGGGTCGCACGCCGTGACCGAAGCCATGCGGATAGAGGTGGCCCGCAGCGGCATGGGCGGGGCCGCCCGCCTGGCCCTGGCCCTGATGCGCGCCGGGCGCGACGTGGTCATGGTGGTGCGCGACGCCGCCGAACTGGCCGAGGCCCGTGCCCTGACCACGCTGTTCTCGCCCGAGCTTTCCGGTACGGACCCGGCGGTAACCCAGGCCCGCTGGGACGCGCAGTGGATCGTCTTTCCGCAGCACCCCGCAGGCACGCGCGGCCGCGGGTCTTGGGCCGCGCGCATGGCCAGCCTGTACGCCCTGAGCCGCCGCGAGCACCCGCGCGGGGTCATCATTTCCGTGGACAACCTGCTGCCCAAGCTGCCGCCGGTGGATATCTTCGAGCATCACGAACTGCGGCTGGCCCGTGGCGAGGACATGTCGCCCGAACTGGTGCTGGACCAGGCCATCGACTGGGGGTTCGAGCGCGCCCAGATGGTCAGCCGCCCCGGCGAGGCGGCCCGGCGCGGCGACATCCTGGACATCTTTCCCCCCGGCTACGAAAAGCCGTTGCGCCTGGAATTCTTCGGCGACACGCTGGAAGACATCCGGCTGTTCGACGCCACCAGCCAGCGTTCGCTGGCCAGCCTGGACGAATTCCGCCTGCTGCCCGTGGCGCCCGTGGTGGGGTGTCGCGAATACCGCGAGGCCGCCGTGCGCCGCTGGAAGCAACTGCGCAAGGACGGCGTCATCGACGGCGAGCAGGCTGCCGCCCTGGCCCGCATGGCCGAGGGCGAGGTTACCGGCCTGCTGCCCGGGGCCTGGTACGAGAACGCCACCTGGATGGAAGACTGGCTGCCGCGCGATGCCGTGTGGCTGCTGCCCGACCGGGCCGACCTGTCCACCGCGCTGGAGGCCGCCCACAGCAATTGGGAAGCCCTGCTGGATCGCCAGTACGACGAACACCGCCTGCGCCAGCCGCGCACCCTCGTGCTGCGCGACGCGGACGAGGCGGAAGCCGCCTGGCGCGGCCGGTCCGTGGCCCATTTCGAGCGGCTGGTCATGGGTGTGGAGCGCACCGGCGTGGACCTGCCGGAACGGCGGCTGCACGCCTTCCGCGACCTGTTCACCGCGACGTCGGCGTCCGCCATTCCGGTGGACGAGGACCGCCCCTGGCAGCGGCTGGTGACGGCCCTGCGCCAGTGGACCTCGGAACGGCGCCAGGTGGTGCTCTGCTTCGCCAGCGACCGCAGCCGCCGCAAGTTCCTGAAGCTGGCGGAACAGGACGGCGTGCGTCCGGCCCTGCGCTATTCCCCGGCGGACAAGGGCCTGTATGCGCTGGTGGCGCCGTTCCGCGCGGGCATCGACCTTGCCTGGGACAACGTGCTGGTCATTGGCGAGGACGTGCTGCAACCCAAGGCCGACCGCCAGCCCCGCGTACCCACCGGGGCCTTCCTGGGGCTGGACAAGTACGACGATCTTTCGCCCGGCGACCTTCTGGTGCACCGCGACTATGGCGTGGGGCGCTTTGGCGGGCTGCACCGCATGGACCTTGGCGGGGTGGCCAACGATTTTTTGCTGCTGGAATATGCGGGCGAGGACCGGCTGTATCTGCCTGTGGACCGGCTGTCGCTCATCCAGCGCTTCAAGGGCAGCGGCGACGATGCCGCGCCCTCGCTGGACAAGCTGGGCGGTTCCGGCTGGCGGGCCAGCAAGGACAAGGCCCGCAAGGCCATCGAGAAGATCGCCGCCGACCTCGTCCAGATGTACGCCTACCGCAAGGTGGCCAAGGGCTACCGCTACGGTCCGCTGGGAGAACTGTACCGCGAGTTCGAGGCGTCCTTCGGGTTCGAGGAAACCCCGGACCAGGCGCGGGCCATCCAGGACGTGCTGGACGACATGGAAAAGCCGGAACCCATGGACCGCCTTGTGTGCGGCGACGTGGGCTTCGGCAAGACAGAGGTGGCCCTGCGCGCCGCCTTCCGTGCCGCCGCCGAAGGCCGTCAGGTGGCCCTGCTGTGCCCCACCACCGTGCTGGCGGAACAGCACTACCAGACCTTCCGCAGCCGTCTGGCCGGGTTTCCGGTCAACGTGGGCATGCTGAGCCGCTTCGTCTCGCGCCAGAAGCAGAAGGAAGTGCTGCAATCCGCCGCGCGCGGGCAGATCGACATTCTCATCGGCACTCACCGCCTGCTCTCCGACGACGTGCAACTGCCCAACCTGGGCCTGCTGGTGCTGGACGAGGAGCAGCGCTTCGGCGTGCGCCACAAGGAAAAGCTGAAGAAGTTCCGCAAGAACGTGGACGCCCTGACCCTGACGGCCACGCCCATTCCGCGCACCTTGCAGCTGTCCATGTCGGGCATCCGCGAACTGTCGGTCATCGAGACCGCGCCGCCGGAACGCAAGCCCGTGGCCACCGCGCTCATCGAGCGCGACCAGAACGCCCTGCGCCAGATCCTGGAGCGAGAGATCGCCCGCGAAGGGCAGGTGTTCTGGGTGCACAACCGTGTGCAGGGGCTGGAGCGGGTTGCGGAATTCGTGCGAGGGCTGGTGCCCACGGCGCGGGTGGGCATGGCCCACGGCCAGATGGGCGAGCGTGAACTTGAAGACACCATGCACAAGTTCTGGCACGGCGAACTCGATGTCCTGGTGTGCACGGCCATCGTGGAATCGGGCCTCGATTTTCCGCGGGCCAACACCCTCATCGTGGACCAGGCCCAGATGTTCGGACTGGGGCAGCTGTACCAGCTGCGCGGCCGGGTGGGCCGCTCCGACCGGCAGGCCTATGCCGTGTTCGTGGTGTCCGATGCCGAACGCCTGCCCGAACAGGCCCGCCAGCGCATGCGCATCATCCTTGAACTGGACTACCTGGGCGCGGGGTTCCAGGTGGCCATGGAAGACCTGCGGCTGCGCGGCGCCGGGAACATCCTGGGCGAGGTGCAGTCCGGCCACATGACCCGCCTGGGCCTCGACCTGTATCTGGAGATGCTGGAAGAGGAAGTGGCCCGGCTGAAGGGCGACCCCCCGCGCGAATCGGTGGAGCCGGAACTGAATATCGGGCTTGCCGCCCACATTCCCGAAACGTACATTGGCGACGCCCGCGAACGGCTGAAGTTCTACAAGGCCCTGTCGTCCGCGCCGGATGCCGCCACCTTGCAGGACGTGGAAATGGAACTGCGCGACCGGTTCGGCCCCTGCCCGCCGGAACTGCGCAACTTTTTGGCCGTGCTGGTGCTGAAGCGGTTTCTGGCGACCCTGCAGGTGGTGCGGGCCGACATCCACCCCGAGCGGCTGCGGCTGGTCTGGGACGAACGCCAGACCGCCATCGCGCCGGAACGACTGGTGGCGTGGGTGGCGGCCCGGCAGGGCAGGGCGCGGCTGGTGCCCCCGGCCACGCTGGATGTACGCCTGGAGGCCGTGCCCGGTTCCGCCGCCGAGGCGGAAGGCGACCTTGGCGCGCGGTTGGACACCATCCGGACAGAACTGGCGGGATTGGCCGCCGTGTCTGCCCCGGGGCCTGACGTCCGATAG
- a CDS encoding peptidylprolyl isomerase → MTLPSCRLTSRFRSGCRPFRGARTVLALLCAVLLALPLSGCGEAPLPEGVVATVNERPVMLRTLEAVHDMSSMSWSGHAPSVEQLQAQYGAVLSDLIVQELVAQALARENIAVTDGEVAEAEAEVRADYPAGEFEKSLVEEYIDLDLWRSRLRARIAMQKFMRLILRPTISIPLEEVEAYYADHRQDYRLPRRVQFLVVAGPDKAAVDKARSLSLGGAKPADVEASQPSVTVREVKMRRDRLPALWSKELAGLAPRQASAVKQGEWGYQSFLLMGEIPEKQLELSHAYPLVERVLLERKMDEAYARWMDAELRTARIRVSAHLLPEARGAGKGAGAQGDNATGMPGGQSQPGQESSAPGAQAMQPQAILDEGEPVDGAAPGSELDVPSPAEDGNTTRAVPANGTQRKTKSK, encoded by the coding sequence ATGACGTTACCGTCTTGCCGCCTGACGTCGCGCTTTCGATCGGGCTGTCGCCCATTCCGTGGCGCGCGGACCGTTCTTGCGCTGCTGTGCGCGGTGCTGCTGGCCCTGCCGTTATCCGGCTGTGGCGAAGCCCCCCTGCCCGAAGGCGTGGTGGCCACGGTCAACGAACGGCCCGTCATGCTGCGCACGCTGGAAGCGGTGCACGACATGAGCAGCATGAGCTGGTCCGGGCACGCCCCTTCGGTGGAGCAGTTGCAGGCCCAGTACGGCGCGGTGCTGTCCGACCTCATCGTGCAGGAACTGGTGGCGCAGGCGCTGGCGCGGGAGAACATCGCGGTCACCGACGGGGAAGTTGCCGAGGCTGAGGCGGAGGTGCGCGCAGACTATCCTGCGGGCGAATTCGAAAAGTCGCTGGTCGAGGAATACATAGACCTGGACCTGTGGCGCTCGCGCCTGCGCGCCCGCATCGCCATGCAGAAGTTCATGCGCCTCATCCTGCGGCCCACCATCAGCATTCCCCTTGAAGAGGTGGAGGCCTACTACGCGGACCATCGGCAGGATTACCGGCTGCCGCGCCGGGTGCAGTTCCTGGTGGTGGCCGGGCCGGACAAGGCCGCCGTGGACAAGGCCCGGTCCCTGTCGCTGGGCGGGGCGAAGCCCGCCGACGTGGAAGCCTCCCAGCCTTCGGTGACCGTGCGCGAGGTGAAAATGCGTCGCGACCGCCTGCCCGCCCTGTGGAGCAAGGAACTGGCGGGGCTGGCGCCCCGGCAGGCCTCCGCGGTGAAGCAGGGCGAATGGGGCTACCAGTCGTTTCTGCTGATGGGCGAAATACCCGAGAAGCAACTGGAGCTTTCCCACGCCTACCCGCTGGTGGAGCGGGTGCTGCTGGAACGCAAGATGGACGAGGCCTACGCCCGCTGGATGGATGCGGAACTGCGCACCGCGCGGATCAGGGTGTCGGCCCATCTGCTGCCCGAAGCGCGCGGCGCCGGAAAGGGCGCGGGGGCACAGGGCGACAATGCCACCGGCATGCCGGGCGGGCAGAGCCAGCCCGGGCAGGAGTCTTCCGCCCCGGGCGCACAGGCGATGCAGCCGCAAGCGATTCTGGATGAGGGCGAACCCGTGGATGGGGCCGCGCCGGGGTCGGAACTGGATGTGCCGTCCCCAGCCGAAGACGGCAACACAACGCGGGCGGTGCCGGCAAACGGCACGCAACGCAAGACAAAGTCGAAATAG